A genomic region of Chelmon rostratus isolate fCheRos1 chromosome 8, fCheRos1.pri, whole genome shotgun sequence contains the following coding sequences:
- the LOC121611058 gene encoding phospholemman-like, with amino-acid sequence MSKICALVLVTLVSLVFAEEQNLEDDPFTFDYHRLRVGGLILAAVLCLIGITILLSGHCRCKFNQDKRRRTGSNAQQMLSDQARSCDC; translated from the exons ATGTCAAAAATCTGTGCTTTGGTGTTGGTGACAC TTGTGTCGCTGGTGTTTGCAGAAGAGCAGAACT TGGAAGATGACCCATTTACCTTTG ACTACCACAGACTGCGTGTTGGAGGCCTGATTCTAgctgctgtcctctgtctcATTGGCATCACCATCCTGCTCA GTGGCCACTGCAGGTGCAAGTTCAACCAGGACAAGAG ACGGAGGACAGGAAGCAATGCTCAGCAGATGCTCTCCGACCAAG